One region of Candidatus Atribacteria bacterium genomic DNA includes:
- a CDS encoding HAD family hydrolase, which produces MKILAVDYDGVISDSALKSLFVSHNAYCKYYDSKAKRNFGGELFTYENWEEMKRKYNKEMADYRRLRSYIELSGDFFAIIKIIEEQVQIKDQQEFIAYRNQLKSDYHFFRDLFFQEKEKWQEKSFKKWFFLSPVFKEVVKGIQRFKEEGQKVVIATSNRGEAIHRAFQPEYLGLKMDIEDIFDKNFGKHKAEHMQAIAKKYTTQLNEIYFVDDQLSYLKGTDTLGVHVFLAGWGYCTDHHKEEAKKEQIPVIEVEKDFYPLLKQALS; this is translated from the coding sequence ATGAAAATATTAGCAGTAGATTATGACGGAGTTATCAGTGACAGTGCTTTAAAATCTTTATTTGTAAGTCATAATGCCTATTGTAAATATTATGATTCGAAAGCAAAAAGAAATTTTGGCGGGGAATTATTTACTTATGAGAATTGGGAAGAAATGAAAAGAAAATATAATAAAGAAATGGCTGATTACCGACGCTTAAGGTCTTATATCGAATTATCGGGTGATTTTTTCGCTATTATCAAAATTATAGAAGAGCAGGTTCAGATTAAGGACCAGCAAGAATTCATAGCTTATCGTAACCAGCTTAAATCCGATTATCATTTTTTTCGAGATTTGTTTTTTCAGGAAAAAGAAAAATGGCAGGAAAAGAGTTTTAAAAAATGGTTTTTTCTATCACCTGTTTTTAAGGAAGTTGTCAAGGGGATTCAAAGATTTAAAGAAGAAGGTCAAAAAGTTGTTATCGCTACCTCTAATCGGGGAGAAGCCATTCATCGTGCGTTTCAACCGGAATATCTTGGATTAAAAATGGACATTGAGGATATTTTTGACAAAAATTTTGGCAAGCATAAAGCAGAACATATGCAGGCTATCGCTAAAAAATATACTACCCAATTAAACGAGATATATTTTGTTGATGACCAGCTAAGCTATCTTAAAGGAACTGATACCTTAGGGGTTCACGTGTTTTTGGCCGGATGGGGTTACTGTACCGACCATCACAAAGAGGAAGCAAAAAAAGAACAAATCCCAGTTATTGAAGTTGAAAAAGATTTTTATCCCTTATTAAAGCAAGCCTTGAGTTAG
- a CDS encoding rubrerythrin translates to MPEFGSPFSGLKKDRKLTNEELIRAIRFMISAEYEAIQLYMQLAESTDNQLAQDVLKDIADEERVHAGEFLRLLKELAPDEEKFYREGAKEVEEEIKK, encoded by the coding sequence ATGCCTGAATTTGGAAGTCCATTTTCCGGACTTAAAAAAGATCGTAAGCTTACCAATGAAGAGTTAATTCGTGCAATAAGATTTATGATTTCAGCAGAATATGAAGCCATTCAACTCTATATGCAGCTTGCTGAATCAACCGATAACCAATTAGCCCAGGATGTACTAAAAGACATTGCAGATGAAGAGCGTGTTCATGCCGGAGAATTTCTTAGACTTTTGAAAGAACTTGCCCCGGATGAAGAAAAATTCTACAGAGAAGGCGCTAAAGAGGTAGAAGAAGAAATTAAAAAATGA
- a CDS encoding cupin domain-containing protein yields the protein MQVKNLSDLVKYQENAVVSSEIIKKDAGTVTVFAFDTGQGLSEHTAPFDALVHIIEGRAEVSISGKLFTVKEGEMIIMPANKPHSLKAVEKFKMLLVMIKK from the coding sequence GTGCAAGTGAAAAACCTATCTGATTTGGTAAAATATCAAGAAAATGCTGTGGTAAGCAGTGAGATAATAAAGAAAGATGCAGGGACAGTCACTGTATTTGCTTTTGATACAGGTCAAGGATTAAGCGAGCATACCGCACCGTTTGATGCTTTAGTCCATATTATTGAAGGCCGGGCAGAGGTTTCAATATCGGGAAAATTGTTTACTGTAAAGGAAGGCGAAATGATAATTATGCCTGCCAATAAACCACATTCACTAAAAGCGGTGGAGAAATTTAAGATGTTGTTAGTTATGATTAAAAAATAG